A region of the Spirochaetales bacterium genome:
TTGTCACTTCCATAGAGACGAATCCCCGGCGCACGAGTTCATCGAGCTTTTTATGCGCTTCCTCGATACCGATATCCGCTTCGAGTGCGACGAGCGCCGGTGTCACCTTCCCCTTGTTTTTTTGCGCGATGGAAAGTATCACTTTCTCTGTTTTTTGTATCTTGTTTGAGGCGATCTGTGCTTCATACTTTTCCCGGAGAAGAAGCTGTTTCTTCTTCCCGAGAAACAGGAGAACGACCGAGGGAACCAATCCGGTAAAAAAAGTGCCGAAACCCCAGCCGGCACCCGATCTGCCCAATCGCTTGGCGAGAAACCCGGTAAGAACGCTCGTTGCGACAAACGAGCACATAAAAAGGGGAGCGACAATAGTATCGAATAACGTCGCCGGGAAAACGCCTCCCATTAGCACATAACACAACACAATTCCCGTGCCGAGCGCCGCCTTCAGTATATTGGTTTTCCGTTTCTCTTTTCTTTCGTTATCCGGCATACCTTCCTCCGGCTTCGTGTTATATGGAATCGATGAGGTTATTAATCTCTTCGGATATCTTTTCTGTCTTTTCACCCACGATCGTTTTCGCTTTTTCCAAATCCAGTCCGGCGTCACTCCTGACTGATGTATAGAATTTGATCTTCGGCTCCGTTCCCGACGGCCGCACGGAGATGATACTATCGTCGGCGAGGAAAAACTGGAGAACATTCGACGAAGGCAGGCTGATATCTTTCACCTTTTCCCCGGTTTCCATATACCGGGTCGTCCCGGTTTTATAATCCTTGACCAACTTCACGTTTTCTCCGCCGATTTTCTCCGGCGCCTCATTCCTCAGTTTGTCCATAAGGAGCTGCATTGTTTTTATTCCGCTTTCTCCCTTGAAATATTTCGATATGAGGCTTTCTTCAAAATAACCGTACTTATGATAAAGCTGGTTGAGACGATCGAGTACGGATATATTCTTCGAAAGATGGTAGAGTGCCATTTCACACGCCAATGTCGCGGCCGTTACCGCATCCTTGTCACGGACATTCGTTCCGATCAGGTATCCGTAGCTTTCCTCATATCCCATGACGAATTGCGGGCCGTCATGATTCGATTCGAATTCCCGAATCTTTTCACCGATATATTTGAAACCGGTGAGGGTATCGAAACAGATTGCGCCGTAATCCTCGGCGACGAGACGTCCGAGTTCCGATGTGACTATTGTTTTTACCATCGCGCACCTGGGAGGAAGTTTTCCCATCTCCTTGAGACTCATAAATATGTAATCGACAAGAAGCGCGCCAAGCTGATTTCCGGTCAACAGGTTAAAGCGCCCGTTTTTTTCCGGAACGGCGATACCGAGTCTGTCGGCATCCGGATCGGTCCCCATGACGATGTCCGCCTTTACCTTTCTTCCCAGCGCGACCGCTTTCTCCAGGGCGGAAGCTTCTTCCGGATTGGGATACTTCAATCCGTTAAAATTACTGTCGGGATCTTTCTGGTCGGGCACGAATATCACATCGATCCCGAGTTCGGAAAGCGCCCTGGATACGGGAACGGCACCCGTTCCGCAAAGTGGAGTATAAACGACCTTAAGTTCCTTTCCCCGTTCCCTGACGAGCTGCGGACGAAGCGAGAGATCCTTCACCGTCTTGATAAAGGCTTTATCGACGTCCCGGTCGATCATGATTAAAAGACCCCGATCGATCGCTTCTTTTTTATCGAGGACGGTGATATCGTTCGTTACCGCTTTTACTTCTTCGATAATTCCCTCATCATGCGGCGGCAATATCTGCGCCCCGTCGTTCCAGACGACTTTGTACCCGTTATATTCTGGCGGGTTATGACTCGCCGTTATCACGATGCCGGCCGCGGCCTTGAAATATCGTACGGCAAAGGAAAGCTCCGGGGTCGGCTTCAGTCTGCCGAACAGATACACGCGTATATTGTTTCCGGTCAGAACCCCGGCTGCTTCTTCAGCAAAGGTATCCGAATGAAGCCGTGAATCATAGGCAATAACGACGGAAGCGCTTTCCGCCGGGGCGGTTTTCTTGATATAATTGGCAAGCCCCTGTGTCGCACGCTTCACAACGAACGGATTCATTCGATTGTACCCGCCGCCGATAATCCCACGAAGACCCCCGGTCCCGAACTCGAGATCGGTATAAAAACGGTCATTCAAAGCATCGATATCACCCTCTGCGACAAGTCGCTCCACTTCCTCTCTGAAACGCGTGTCTTTTTCAAGAAAGATATAATCTTCTGCCCTTTTTAAAATCGTCTGCTTGTCCATGGCGATATCACTTTCCTTCAATAATAAAGATAACACATGGCAATCCAAAAGACCATTGCCGATCCCTTTATAAACTATACCAGATGGATACGGAGGATTCAATAGTCGAAGGATTAATTGATAATGGCCTCACGCTTTTTTTATGTCACGGCGAAGTATGGACTTTTTCTTCTTCCCGTAATAATATCGGTACAGGACGCCATGATGAAAAAACCGTTACCGTACGACGCGTATGATGAACTGGCCGATTCATACGCTGTGATGGTCGATACAAAACCACATAACGCTTTGTACAATACACCGGCAGTCATTTCCCTGCTGCCGGATGTACAAAACGCTCATATCCTCGACGCCGGCTGCGGTCCCGGTTTTTTTACCGAAATTTTATTGAAGAAAGGTGCCGTTGTCACCGCCTTTGATGCAAACGAGAAGATGATCCGGCATGCGCGGGCTCGTGTCGGAGAAAAAGTCACGCTTCTTAGGGCGAACATGGAAGAGCCGCTCGCGTTTTTAGGTGACAATACCGTTGACGGCGTACTCAGTTCTTTAGCGGTTACCTATGTAAAGGATCATACGCCGCTTTTTGCCGAGTTCAGCCGTGTTTTACATCCGGGCGGCTGGCTTGTCTTTTCAACGGAGCATCCCTTTTTTTCCTACCGTTATTTTAACATCGACAATTATTTTGAAACCAGAGAAGTAAGCTGTGTCTGGAAAGGTTTCGGCAAACACGTGACAATGCCGAGTTACTATCACAGCCTGGGAAGTATTGCTGAGGCCTTAAGCGGTAACGGATTCGTCATCGAACGGATACTGGAACCCAGGCCGCTTCCGGAATTCAAATTCACCTCCCCTGAGGATTATGAAGACCTCATGAAATTCCCGTTATTCATCTGTATAAGGGCAATTACGCGTACGGCTTAAAATCGGAGGCGATCTGTTCCAGGGTCCGGTGACATCCGGAAAATGCCTCCACTACGGAGGGATTGAAGTGTGTGCCCGTACCCGACACGATAATATCATGCGCTTCTTCGAATGATTGGGCCTTTTTATACACACGTCTTGTCACAAGCGCATCATAGACGTCCGCCAGTCCCGCGATCGCGCCGGGAAGGGGTATGTCCTCTCCTTTCAGGCCGTACGGATATCCGCTTCCGTCATACTTCTCGTGATGATAGAGGATGACATCCTTGCAAAGCTTTAAAAAAGATGATTCATGATGATTCTTTTCTACCCGGTCCAGGGTACGGTACCCGATTACGCAATGACGTTTGATGATATCGTATTCATCTCTATCCAGTTTAGCGGGTTTTAGCAACACCGCATCCGGTATACCGATTTTTCCTATATCGTGCAGCTGACCGGCAAGCGCGAGTTCCTCGCTGAATGTATAGACCGTTTCTGAGGTAAGGTTTCCCCTGCGCCCGAGTTCGTCCGTCAATGTTTTTATATAATACCGGATACGGGAAAGATGATATTCGGTTGCGGGATCGCGCGATTCGGCGACTTCCGCGAGTGCGACGAGAATGGAATCCCTCACACCTAAATTGATGATACGTTCCGCTGATTTGATGCGAGCCGTCAGTTCCGCTTTCTGAAACGGCTTTGTGATAAAATCATCCGCCCCGTGTTCGAGGGCGAACGCCATCTGTTTTACTTCACTTTTACCCGTTGCGATAATCACATAGGTCGACTTATCTCCTTCTTTTCTGCGGATACGTTTTAGAAGATCTATTCCGGTCATCTCCGGCATGAGCCAGTCGGTAACGACGATATGCGGCCGTTCCTTTTCCCAGATTTCATAGCCCGAAAGACCGTCATGCGCGACCATGGTCTCCAACCCCATATCCGTGATATAACGGTTCAATTTTTCCCTGCTTACCAGTTCGTCGTCAACGATTAATAATTTCATTGTGAACGCTTTATTTCCGCTCCTTTTTCCTTACTGTTTACTTTCTCGGAGATATAAAAATCATTGAGCAGATCGGTTTCGGATGAAAGTTCATCAATGGCCGATCGAACGGTATCCCACCGTTCGTTTTCCGCACCTTTCTGTATCGCGAAGGCGACACGCGAGATACGGTACGCGGTGATATTCGCCGCCCCCCCCTTCAATTTATGTGCTTCCATGACCAGTGTCCGTTTATCCTTTTTTCCGAACGCACTTTTCATAAGTATAATCTGTGTTTTGAGGTTTTCAAGGAATTTAAAAAGAATATTGAAAAAAAATTCCATATCCCCTTCAAACTCCTCATACGCCCGTTCCATATCCACCGGCTTGAGGACATCCGGTTCTTCCGCGACAACCCGGTCTTTTATGGAAGGCCGCACATATTCGTGTTTGTAACAGATTTTCGACGCGTCGAATGCCGCGGAACTGACAAGCCAATACGTCACCTTTTCAATGAGTTGTTTCTTTTGAAAGGGTTTGGTAAGTACGTCATTCATTCCCGCTTCCAGACATTTTTGCCGGTCGCTGTCGAATGCGTGGGCGGTAAGCCCGATGATCGGTATATCCTTGTTGCCGAGTTCCTCTCGTATATACCGTGTCGCCGCATATCCGTCCATTTCCGGCATCTGTATATCCATCAGAACAAGATCGCAATGGTGAGCCCCGAACACCTCGATCCCTTTTCTCCCGTTTTCCGCCGCGAGCACATGGCATCCCGTGTTTTGCAGATGTATCTGTGCGACTTTCAGATTCGTCTGATAATCATCGACGATAAGTACGGTCGCATCGATCTTCGAGGGCAGTTTCTTTATCTCGAATTTGTGTACGTCTTTCAGTTCGTCTTCACGAGGGATCCCGAAGCTTGCGGTAAACCAGAACGTGCTTCCTTCACCCGGTTTGCTTTTCACCCCCATCTTCCCGCCCATAAGGCCGGTCAGTTGATTCGCGATCGCGGTTCCGAGCCCCGTGCCGCCGTATTTTCTCGCAATCGATGTTTCGACCTGTTCGAAATTATTGAATATGATATCCTGCTTGTCGTCGGGAATCCCGATACCGGTATCCGTAATGGAAAACTTCAGTTCGACCTTTCTCGTTCCCCGCTTACGATTTTTTGTTACGTTGACGGAAATACCACCTTTTTCGGTAAACTTCACCGCGTTGCCGATGAGGTTCACCAGAATCTGACGCAGTCTGAGGGGATCCCCTTTCAGGGCGGCGGGGACATCGTCATCGACGGTCATCGAAAAACTGAGGCCCGTTTCTTCCGCCTGGAGACCGTAAAAACTGGCGATCGATGAAAGAAGCTCGGAAAGCAGGAACGGAACAATTTCGAGTTCGAGTTTACCGGCCTCGATCTTCGACATGTTCAGCACCTGATTGATGAGTTCGAGTAGTTTTTCCGATTCCTTGACAATGGTTTTCGAGAATTTCTTTGTTTCCTCGATATCGTTCGATTTTTCGATAATTTCGGCGAATCCCGAAATTGCATTGAGCGGTGTTCTCAGTTCATGACTCATATTCGCCAGAAAAATACTCTTTGCCTGATTCGCCCTGTTTGCTTCGTCCATCGACCTTACCAGTGCCCTGTTGACTTCGATCACGTCTTTTGTTCTGGATTCCACCTCCTTTTCGAGTTCTTCCGAATATTTCTTACGCTGCTCCAAAAGCATGTTGAGGTTTCTCGACATTTTTTCCACTTCGACAAAGGTCGATGAAAAACGAAGATTGAGAAGAATCGCCTGACAGAAAATAAAGACAAACTGTCCGATGGGAATAAGATGCGTACTGACGATAATTTCCTGTGTGTAGAGAAGATCGTGAACGACGGTGACGAATAAAACAGAAAATCCGATCAAAAACACGATAACGCCGTTCCGTTTGTTCCTGAAGGCTTTAGCGATGATAATGAATATGTAAAGACACGCGGCCACGGTGACAAGCTGCATAACGGTCAGGATCGCGTTGCTTATGACATATGGAAGCAAAAGGGTAAAACAGGCGACCGCGTGCAGAACGGTAAAAATACGGGGAAAGTATTTGGAAGTTTCATCGGGATACAGGTAAAAAATAAACTGGATGAAACAGGGGACACTCAGGTAAAAGGTAAGCACTTGAAGATTAATAAAAAGCCGCCAGTTGATGTCGGGGAAAAGCGAGAGGAAAAAACGCTCAGAATGGAGGATAATCCGGAACGCGATAAAAATACAGAACAGTCCGAAAAACAAAAAAGATTTTTCCCGGAGTTTACTCGCGAAGAAAACCAGATGATAACAGCCGATGATGAGAATCGCTCCAAAGAGAAATATTTCAAAACCGAGGCGCTGCTCCCGTTCCTGCAGAATATGCTCCTGGTCCCCGATCGTCATCGAAGTCCAGACTCCACCCTGTTCCATCTCAAAGTTCGATATCTGAAGCAGTACATCGGCTTCCTTTACCGCTTCAATAAAGACGATACGCGGCTTCATCTCCGGCCGTGAGGTTTCTCCGGTTCTGCCCACTTTTCCGGTTTCAAGCAAGAATCTGTCCCCGACGAATAAACGGTAAGAGGAAAAAACGATCTGGAATTTGAGTCCCACTCTCCTTTCGTTATCCGGCAGCAGAAGCCTGAGACGGTAGGTGGCAAAACCGCTTTCATCGAGCCGTGTGCCTCCGATCGTTTTTCCCTTCCAGAATCCGGGAACATCGATGTAACCGGTCGGCGCGGGTTTATTCTCTCCGATAAAATCTTCAGGAACGAGCAGACGGTTCCAGTAAATTTCCCATTGCCCGTTCAGTGCGACAGATCCGTTTTTCCGAAAATTCCAGTCGCGGAGATCGAGAACGCCCCCTTTTACGACCGGTACGCTGATATTCTTTCCGATGATGCTGCATGAAGGGAGGATCGCGCATACCGCCATCACGATACCGATGGCAACAAGGTCCCGGATGTGAATGTGATGTCGATGATCGGATGTTTTCATGATATAATCGATTCAGTATATCCCGGCCAATCCGATATTGCAAGGGAAAAAACACTTCGGGCAACCGGGGATCCCGCTGCGCCCGGGAATGTTCCGCTCATGGAAACATAGCTGCTTCCTGCTTTCTTTCCGTAGAAAAGGCGGGTTCTGTTCGAGGTTTTTTCATCGGATTTCGGTGAGACACGAACACCGGTCGAACCGGGCCGAATCACCCGTTATTGAAGGTCGCGTATGCGAATTTCCGTATGGTCCTGCCGTGCCAGCATACCGGTTAAAAGCGATGTGTCCGTTTTCCCATAGTGATACGGATAGACAATTCCCGGCTTGAATGCGCTGACCGCTTCCGCCACCTGGCCCGGTGTCATCGTGTACGGTTGATTCATGGGGAGAAATGCGATATCGATGTTTTCGAGTTTTTGCATTTCAGGGGTATTTTCCGTGTCTCCGGCGATGTATACCCGTTTCCCGCCAAGCGAGAGGATATACCCGTTATCCCTCCCTTTCGGATGATAATTGCTTCGACCGGCTGTCGTATTATACGCAGGAACCGCCTCGATCGTTATACCGTCGATTTCCCGTATATCGCCGTTTTTCATGACGATACCGTCTTGTATCCGCCGGGAAGACTCCCCGTCGAGGATGACGACGGTCGAGATTTTTCGTATTTTTTCGATCGCATTCGAATCCAGGTGATCGGGGTGGCTGTGCGTGACAAGTATCACATCGGCCGCAGGCATTGCGGAATAATCAGCATACATGGAAACCGGATCGATATGAATGATTTTACCGTTATAATTCATGAGAAGCGTTCCATGTCCGATAAACGAAATGCTCAGCGTTCCGTTTTCCAACTGAAATGTATCTGTCTGAAAATTTACCATGACATCCTCCACTCCTCTCTCGTGATTGCCCGGTCCGCGATCGACGGCCGGATTTTTACCCGTGCAGCCAAATGCCGCGAAAACGATTAACAGGATGACTGTTATTTTGTTCATGGTCTACTCCATGATATTTTTTTTACAATCCTTTTGCGACAAGCTTCCGCAGCATGTCTTCAATTTCATGCCGTGCATTCGAATCCGGCTCCACTATGATGTTGAACCTGCGGCCGTCCGTTTCTTTTTCGATATACCCCGAACCCATCCGCCGTTCTCCGATATGCACCGATGTATTTTCAATCGCCCTTTCAAAAAGCGAGACGAGTCGTTTATAGTCGGCCTTCATGATTCCGGTGACGCTCCGTTCCCCACCGCTGTAAATGCCTGATGAAGAGAATGACGGCTGGACGGGTATATACTCGATCGAATTCCCTCTGATAACGTAACTGTTACCGCTTCCGTCTGAGTAACGATATATCGTCGTCTCCATATTTCGACACCCCCATGAAAATACAAGCATCGAGGAGAACAATATGAAAGCCGCGTGTGTTTTCATACTCTCATTTTCCCCGCTGTCCCTGACCGAGCAGTTTCTTTACTTTATCCAGATCCCCCTGGAGTATCGTACTCGACGGGACTGCTTTCAGCGCGGACTCGAGGAGTGCTTTCGCCCCTTCGTAATCCCCCGCGTTCCAGAGTTCGATAACCTCGTTATGAATATCGACTGAATAATTATAGAGATACACCTCATGATTTTTTCGTAATACCCGATCGTTCCCCACAATCTCCATGGCTTTTTCCAGATAAAAAGCCGCCGGGAGATAACCATCCCGTTCCGCGATGGTTGCCGCACGTTCCTGATATACGATAACCATGAACTTTTTCCATGTTGCCTCATCGACGTCACCCCGTCTTTTCAATGTCTCGAGCAAAATCTCCGCCGCGTCGACCTCTTTTTTTTCAAGAAGACCGACAATCCAGTTATTGATGAGTCCTCCCTTTGTCTCCAAAAGCCGTTTATCCGGTCCGTACATCATGATTGCGCTATCGATAATACGAAGAGCATCTTCATAGGACCCTTTTGCCGTGTATTCACTTTTTTTCAGCGCGATGATGACGGAAAACTCTGTCTTTTCCGCCTCCCCCAAACGGCCCGCTTCATACCGGCGGCTGATAAAGGTTTCTGCGTCGTCGAACCTGTACGCGGTGAGCATGTGAATCACGTAATTATTGGCAAGCTGCAAACGTAATCGCGTTATCTTTTCATCGTCTCCGTATATATCGATAGCCCTGTCGAAAAACAGGCATCCCTCTTCGTACCTCCGTTCGTTGTCATAGAAAGCGGCGATATTGTAGAATGTTTTGACCATGTTGTCGAAGGAAAAATCGTCTTTCAGCAGTGTATAAATATCGACGCCCAGACCGACCGCTTCCCCGAACATATCTTTATTGGTATAGGCGGTAATCCGGTTCTGGAGAATGAGGGTAAGCAATTCGAGCCGGCTTATATTCTGACGCCGGCTGTAATTGGATGGCGGCACATACGAGTATCCCGTCGCGTTCCCGAACGCGTCGACAAACTCCTTTTTTTTGCCGGGTTCAAACCCGAAAGCGGTGGTTGTTTCCACATCGTATTCGACGCCGTCCGCCCGCACCCGGCAGAAAGCGTGATCCGTGGTTTTCACGCCCCAAACCTCGATCGAAAGCCGGCCGAGGAGAATCATGTACAATACGGCCGACGAAACACAATTGTACCGGCCGCTTTCGAGGACCACGTCGACCGATGTCTGGTATTCATCATATGAATCCAGTATATGCTTGTGAAGGTAAAGGAGGGCGTTCTCCGCACTCTCCTTTTCGCTTTTATATTCACGCCCCAGGATCTCGTAATCCGAACACAGCGCGTCGATCATATCGATATATACGGTGAGCGATTCCGAAGCGGCACCCGAAAATACAAGCGCCGCCGTGACGATTTCGCGGTCCGTGAGAACCTCCTCCGATGAGGCGAGTTCTTTCACGAATGCCTGCGGTTCGAGCCGCGGAGTTCCCGCCATGTCGTCCGGAAACACAATTGGTATTCCCGCGATACAAAGTAGAAAAACAAAACCACATCCCATCCATTTTTGTCGGTCCATATCTTTAAATTTATAGAGAGATGGTATAATATTCAACAGAATACGGTAAAAAAACAATATTCCGATGAGGAGGAACAATGGAACCTGACAGGGATTTGATCATTATCGGGGCCGGCGCGGCCGGACTCAGTGCTGCACAATACGGGGCGAGGGCGAATCTTAACGTATTGTTGATCGAGGAGATGGCGGCCGGAGGACAGGCAATGATCATCGACAGGCTTGAGAATTATCCCGGTTTTGTCGAACCGGTGACCGGGTATGTTTTTTCACAAAAAATGGAAGAGCAGGCCCGCCGGTTCGGTGCCGAGATCCTCAATGATACGGTAACCTCGCTGAAAAAAGAAGACGGGTGTTTTTACGTGGAGACATACGGGGGGAACTACACGTCATATACGGTGCTGCTTGCGACAGGGGCAAAACACAGGACACTGAACATACCGGGTGAAAAAGAGTTCAGCGGCAAGGGTGTTTCGTATTGCGCGACCTGCGACGGCCCCCTGTTCAAGGGGAAAAAAATGTTCGTCGTCGGCGGCGGTGATGCGGCCTGTGATGAAGCGATGTTTCTCGCCAAACTTTCCGATAATATTATCATGGTACACAGGCGGGACCGTTTCCGTGCACAGAAAGCCCTGGCGGCGAGGGTGTTGAACAACGACAATATCGAAGTACGGTTCAATACCGAATTGAAGGAGATAAAGGGCGGTGTCATGGTCGATAGTGTCCTCCTCTACGATAATCAAAAAAAATCGGAATTTTCGGAAGCGGCCGATGCTGTTTTCATTTTCATAGGATCGGAACCACAGACACAACTGGTAAAAGGCTTTGATCTGGACTACGATGAAAGCAGCTCCGTTATCACCGATCAGAAGATGCAAACGAAAGTTGCCGGGCTTTATGTGGCCGGAGATGTGAGGGCAACCCCTTTCAGGCAACTCGTCGTCGCGGCCGGAGAAGGGGCCATCGCAGCGCACGCCGCTTCCCAGTACATCGATGAACAGAAAGGACAGGCATACTTATAAGCGATGGGCTGGAAGATCGCAGGGCGCACTTCGTATCCGGAAATAAAGGATTTTCTTCTCGCGAGAGAATGGAGTTGTGCGTCGTTCAGTGACAGATTCAAAAGAATGCATTCAATCAGTCTCAAGCAGAAAGAGCATTGCATCATTATCATCAATAAAGACACCCATCCCCAACGTATCCGTGAGGCGGTCATGTTCACGCAATACGGACTCATCCTTCCTGTTCTCGAATCGAACCCGCCGTCCGGGGAAGTATCGTTGAACGGGATTCTGCAATGCCTTGGCGATTACATGAAAAAACTTCATTCGGTGATGGGCTTGATGGAACATGTTGTCACGATCGAACGGATCCTGGGAGACAAGCCTTCGGAAAAAGTCGATTACTATCTCATGACCGCAGCCCCGCATGAAGCGAAAATTCCGGAAAGAATCGATATCCCCTACATAACGATCAGGCGCGCCCGTATTCGTGATGCGGGACTGCTTTATCCCCTCCAGAAGCAGTACGAACTCGAAGAGGTATTCCTCAATCCGGCGCGATTCAAACCGTCCGGCTGTCTCGCCCATTTGAAAAGAAATCTCGGCACGGAAATCAACTACCTTGCTGAAATTAACGGGATACCGATCGCGAAAGCGGGAACGAATGCGCAGGGGTTTTTGGTCGATCAGATCGGTGGGGTTTTTACACAGAAAGAGTTTCGGAACAGGGGGATCGGTTATGCCATTATGGCGAGACTCTTGAACGACATTTTCAAAAAACACAAGCTTGCCACTCTTTTCGTCAAAAAGAACAACACGCCGGCGATTACCCTGTACAGAAAAATCGGTTTTTCCATACGCGAAAACTTCAGGATAAACTATTATTACTGATTTTTTAAAATTTCGCCGCCGTTCGGAACACGTCCATTACAGGTGTATTATTACTCGGGTTTGATCCGAATCCCGGCGGATTTCTCATCGTCAATCGAAACACACTTGATGATATAATAGGTATCCTTTTCATAATCCTTGTCAAAATATGAGGTGAGACCGGCGGGAAGAATATATTCTGGCTTTTCCCGTCCCTTACTGTATTTTTCAATGACAACCGTTTTAAAAAAACCGCTTTGAGGATTCTTCCATTTGAGGGCCACCCCTTTTGAAATTTTTCTGGCGATAAGCGGCGTGACATTCTCCCTGTACAGGGCTTCGGAATAGCCGCTTTTATCCACGACCCTGATGGTGCCGTTCACCTCCGAATAACGCTCTCCCCCCGTCTGCCGCCACTGTCCCAGGATGACGATCACGGACGGAATCAAAGCAAGGATAAGAAGCGCCGCAAAGGCAAATCCCGGTCTGAACAGTAAAGCGAAAAAAGGAGACGGCTTTTCTTCTTTTGCCTTTCCGATCACGTGTTTCATCCGTTCGTCGAGGCCATCGGGCAGCCTGATATTGACTCCTTTTTCAAGATAATCGAAATACTTGTTTTGACCTTTCATACCGACTCCTTCCACTCCACGGCCGAATCCTTTCCATCCACGGCCGAATCCTTTCCATCCACGGCCGAATCCGTTCCATCCACGGCCGAATCCTTTCCCGCATTGACGATTCCGGGGTATACGGACGATTCAGGTTGTTCCAGGATAGTGCCGAGTCGCTTTCTTCCGCGGTAAAGGATCGATTCGATCGATCTGACCGATTTACCGGCCGCAGACGCGATTTCTTTTGTCGATTTCCGCGTGTCATAGAAAAGCTTCAGCACCTCATATTCGGTGGCTGGCAGCATAAGCATTGCTTCGCGCAGGCGGATAATTTCCTCTTTTTTTTCGAGTATATCGCCGGGATTACCGTAATGACTTTCAAGTACGACGTCATCGAGGTTCACCGTTTCCCGGCTTTTCACCGTTTTTTTCTTTCTGTAATATTCAAAGACCGCGTTCCGGGTAATCCTGTATATATAAGGCCTGAGTGCCGACATGGAAAATATTTTGTGAAAATTGAGAAAAATCTTTTCAAAAACTTTTACGAGAAGGTCCTCCGCATCCTCATACCTTCCGAGACGGCGCACGATATAGGCGAAAAGCTCCCTTTTATACAGATGATAGAATACGGTCAGCCCTTCTTCGTCTTTCTCCTTTGCCTTCGAAAACCATCCGGATGTGTAGAGTTCTTCCTGCTTCAGGCGATCGTCTGTGTTATCGGGATACCTCTCCGTCATTCCCCTTTTTTTACCCTCTGTGCAATTGATAGCATAAAAACCTTGATTTGTCACCAGCAGCGTTACGACAGCCTGTGTCGATTTCACTCAGGTTTCCTCCCCCTCCCTTATTATAACGCCGTAAAAAGGAAAACCACGCATTGTCCGGTACGGGAAGACGAACCGGCTTCAGGGGCACGAACTGAACTTGTACCCCACCGTATGAACCGTAAGGATATAACGGGGGTGCGACGGATCGTCCTCTATTTTTTGTCTGAGTTTTGCGATATGCTGGTCGAGTGTCCTCGTCGTTCCTTCATACCGTATTCCCCATACCTCATCGAGAATCGTGAAACGGTGCAGTACTTTATCCCTGTTTGAAAGAAACAGCCTGAGAAGCCGGATTTCACGCGGGCTTACCGTGAACTCTTTCCCGCCCTTTTTCC
Encoded here:
- a CDS encoding MBL fold metallo-hydrolase, coding for MNKITVILLIVFAAFGCTGKNPAVDRGPGNHERGVEDVMVNFQTDTFQLENGTLSISFIGHGTLLMNYNGKIIHIDPVSMYADYSAMPAADVILVTHSHPDHLDSNAIEKIRKISTVVILDGESSRRIQDGIVMKNGDIREIDGITIEAVPAYNTTAGRSNYHPKGRDNGYILSLGGKRVYIAGDTENTPEMQKLENIDIAFLPMNQPYTMTPGQVAEAVSAFKPGIVYPYHYGKTDTSLLTGMLARQDHTEIRIRDLQ
- the trxB gene encoding thioredoxin-disulfide reductase, which gives rise to MEPDRDLIIIGAGAAGLSAAQYGARANLNVLLIEEMAAGGQAMIIDRLENYPGFVEPVTGYVFSQKMEEQARRFGAEILNDTVTSLKKEDGCFYVETYGGNYTSYTVLLATGAKHRTLNIPGEKEFSGKGVSYCATCDGPLFKGKKMFVVGGGDAACDEAMFLAKLSDNIIMVHRRDRFRAQKALAARVLNNDNIEVRFNTELKEIKGGVMVDSVLLYDNQKKSEFSEAADAVFIFIGSEPQTQLVKGFDLDYDESSSVITDQKMQTKVAGLYVAGDVRATPFRQLVVAAGEGAIAAHAASQYIDEQKGQAYL
- a CDS encoding GNAT family N-acetyltransferase, with amino-acid sequence MGWKIAGRTSYPEIKDFLLAREWSCASFSDRFKRMHSISLKQKEHCIIIINKDTHPQRIREAVMFTQYGLILPVLESNPPSGEVSLNGILQCLGDYMKKLHSVMGLMEHVVTIERILGDKPSEKVDYYLMTAAPHEAKIPERIDIPYITIRRARIRDAGLLYPLQKQYELEEVFLNPARFKPSGCLAHLKRNLGTEINYLAEINGIPIAKAGTNAQGFLVDQIGGVFTQKEFRNRGIGYAIMARLLNDIFKKHKLATLFVKKNNTPAITLYRKIGFSIRENFRINYYY
- a CDS encoding sigma-70 family RNA polymerase sigma factor, which produces MKSTQAVVTLLVTNQGFYAINCTEGKKRGMTERYPDNTDDRLKQEELYTSGWFSKAKEKDEEGLTVFYHLYKRELFAYIVRRLGRYEDAEDLLVKVFEKIFLNFHKIFSMSALRPYIYRITRNAVFEYYRKKKTVKSRETVNLDDVVLESHYGNPGDILEKKEEIIRLREAMLMLPATEYEVLKLFYDTRKSTKEIASAAGKSVRSIESILYRGRKRLGTILEQPESSVYPGIVNAGKDSAVDGTDSAVDGKDSAVDGKDSAVEWKESV